The following proteins are co-located in the Micromonospora coriariae genome:
- a CDS encoding CBS domain-containing protein yields MSSPVFSVDVDILLGDALEALVRTGRRHLVAVDGAGRCLGVLADRAVAAAWAHDHAALSRLTVAAALDPDPATVSTDARVIDAARLMRAGGIDAVAIVDADGRPVGIVTGSDLIALLAR; encoded by the coding sequence ATGAGCAGCCCGGTCTTCTCCGTAGACGTCGACATTCTGCTCGGCGACGCGCTGGAGGCGTTGGTCCGCACCGGGCGCCGTCACCTTGTGGCGGTCGACGGGGCCGGGCGGTGCCTGGGCGTGCTCGCCGACCGGGCGGTGGCCGCGGCGTGGGCGCATGACCACGCGGCGCTGTCTCGGCTTACCGTCGCGGCTGCGCTGGATCCGGACCCCGCCACGGTGAGCACCGACGCGCGGGTGATTGACGCCGCACGGTTGATGCGGGCGGGCGGCATCGACGCCGTCGCGATTGTCGACGCGGACGGCCGTCCGGTGGGCATCGTCACCGGAAGCGATCTGATCGCCCTGCTTGCCCGGTAA
- a CDS encoding universal stress protein: MTSNYLIVVGVDGSDGGRRALDWAAREAATRGGAVQAVVAWRWDGIESGPMTAGNPTDEEERARAILDREIQALTARRGSSSPVAAEVVEGRAADVLTRAARSAELLVLGSHGHSRIRHTVLGSVSEECVSKACCPVVVIPVPVPVPHATAEPALPV; this comes from the coding sequence ATGACCAGCAACTATCTGATCGTCGTCGGCGTGGACGGCTCCGATGGCGGGCGGCGTGCCCTCGACTGGGCGGCCCGTGAAGCGGCGACTCGCGGTGGCGCGGTGCAGGCGGTAGTCGCCTGGCGGTGGGACGGGATCGAGTCCGGCCCGATGACTGCCGGCAATCCGACCGACGAGGAGGAGCGGGCCCGCGCGATCCTCGATCGCGAGATCCAGGCACTCACGGCCCGTCGAGGCTCGTCGTCGCCTGTCGCTGCTGAGGTCGTGGAGGGCAGAGCCGCCGACGTGCTGACGCGTGCCGCTCGCAGCGCCGAACTGCTCGTTCTCGGCAGCCACGGTCACAGCCGGATCCGGCACACCGTCCTCGGGTCGGTGAGCGAGGAATGCGTAAGCAAGGCGTGCTGCCCGGTCGTCGTCATCCCCGTGCCCGTGCCGGTGCCGCATGCTACGGCAGAGCCGGCGCTGCCGGTCTAA
- a CDS encoding transposase has protein sequence MTGLSRQVIAGLIAELGPRWQARHRDRLATRTRRRRVGAGAKHRFGFADRLLATLVHLRHGLTHDVVAAWFGVHRSTVSRSIAEVRPLLAERGCRVHDGVRLRTLADVVGYLGQHPRALMDATEVRVRRPVEGRAGRDRFVSGKARLNTMKALVICDPAGRLLFCGETRPGSMHDLTQARTAGLVDLLLHAPLKVQVLADAGYQGLGADTAGVVITPKPKPRKHQKSLPPSVIAAHDAARKRHSSQRIRVEHVIGHLKNWRILARYHGRREHFDATIRAIAGLLSDHQHTDRTENATKPLKALPAAPHRR, from the coding sequence ATGACGGGTCTGTCCCGGCAGGTGATAGCGGGCCTCATCGCGGAGCTGGGACCGCGGTGGCAGGCCCGCCACCGTGATCGGCTCGCGACGCGCACGCGTCGCCGCCGCGTCGGCGCGGGTGCGAAGCACCGATTCGGGTTCGCCGACCGGTTGCTGGCCACGCTGGTGCACCTACGGCACGGGTTGACCCATGACGTGGTAGCAGCCTGGTTCGGGGTGCACCGTTCGACGGTCTCCCGCAGCATCGCCGAGGTGCGGCCGCTGCTGGCCGAGAGGGGTTGCCGGGTGCATGACGGCGTCCGGCTGCGCACTCTCGCCGACGTGGTCGGGTACCTGGGCCAGCACCCGCGGGCGTTGATGGACGCCACCGAGGTGCGGGTCCGCCGGCCGGTCGAGGGGCGGGCGGGTAGGGACCGGTTCGTATCTGGCAAGGCCCGGCTGAACACGATGAAAGCGCTGGTGATCTGCGATCCGGCTGGTCGGCTGTTGTTCTGCGGCGAGACTCGGCCAGGCTCGATGCACGACCTCACCCAGGCGCGGACCGCCGGCCTTGTCGACCTCCTGCTCCACGCGCCCCTCAAGGTCCAGGTCCTCGCCGACGCCGGCTATCAAGGACTGGGCGCCGACACCGCCGGCGTGGTCATCACACCGAAGCCCAAACCGCGCAAACACCAAAAGTCACTGCCACCGAGCGTCATCGCCGCGCACGACGCCGCCCGCAAAAGGCACTCGTCGCAACGGATCCGCGTCGAGCATGTCATCGGACACCTGAAGAACTGGCGAATCCTGGCCCGCTACCACGGCCGACGCGAACACTTCGACGCCACCATCCGAGCCATCGCCGGCCTGCTATCGGACCACCAACACACCGACCGCACCGAGAACGCCACCAAACCGCTCAAGGCCCTACCAGCCGCACCCCACCGCCGATGA
- a CDS encoding recombinase family protein — translation MPDEQTAPIVRQIFTEFLAGIGLFAIAEGLSANHVPCPSAHDRVRNRHRSGIAWSKSAVRVILTNPRYTGRQVWTKQRTDEVLLDVDDVAMGHTGVMRWNPRDKWVVSKEITHEPLIDDATFEQAQAILRGRGRGASRQHVRQRTRNPYVFRGLIYCAACDRRMQGQYNHGDAYYRCRFPQEYALANQVAHPTPATCTCARTLSPTRSTPGWPPPSRPTASNKRSPRWPTPNP, via the coding sequence ATTCCTGACGAGCAGACCGCGCCGATCGTCCGGCAGATCTTCACCGAGTTCCTCGCCGGTATCGGCCTGTTCGCCATCGCCGAGGGACTCAGCGCCAATCACGTGCCCTGCCCATCAGCCCATGACCGCGTCCGCAACCGGCACCGCAGCGGCATCGCCTGGTCCAAGAGCGCCGTCCGCGTCATCCTCACCAACCCCCGCTACACCGGCCGTCAGGTCTGGACCAAGCAACGCACCGACGAGGTGCTGCTCGACGTCGACGACGTGGCAATGGGCCACACCGGCGTCATGCGCTGGAACCCCCGCGACAAGTGGGTGGTCTCCAAGGAGATCACCCACGAACCACTCATCGACGACGCGACCTTCGAGCAGGCCCAAGCCATCCTGCGCGGGCGCGGACGAGGAGCCAGCAGACAACACGTCCGGCAGCGCACCCGCAACCCGTACGTCTTCCGCGGACTGATCTACTGCGCCGCCTGCGACCGACGGATGCAGGGCCAGTACAACCACGGCGACGCCTACTACCGCTGCCGCTTCCCCCAGGAATACGCCCTCGCCAACCAGGTAGCCCACCCCACCCCCGCAACGTGTACCTGCGCGAGGACGCTCTCACCGACCCGCTCGACACCTGGCTGGCCTCCGCCTTCGCGCCCCACCGCATCGAACAAACGATCACCGCGATGGCCGACGCCCAACCCCTAG